A region from the Thermus islandicus DSM 21543 genome encodes:
- a CDS encoding sensor histidine kinase — MSLRLRLTLFYVLFLGLVLGLWGLGLHFGVKASLYQALDASLQDALLLARPLVNQEDHRAFLGEGEALKDLPPDLALFLFQGGRLVDRAGPILSPPQPATGCWTARKVRFCGSQVEGLQLVAGRPLEWVDAALDRLDRVLQFSLPAAVFLAFLGGYALAGRALAPLDRVTRRALELAQRPDPKGRLPEHGAKDEVFRLARAQNLLLEALEGYLEKEKRFLQNAAHELRTPLAALVGRLEQALEQDPIPTAPVERAKEAAFDLWRLVERLLLLSRAERALTQEEVDFLGVVLEALEEVERGGKVLELQLPQAPCRLSGDPLLLKALVRNLLENAFKFARNRVRVSLSCEGVLELAVEDDGAGVPWGERERIFEAFHQASPAHRAQGSGLGLALVRRVAEAHGGMAGVEESVLGGARFFVRFP; from the coding sequence ATGAGCCTGCGCCTGCGCCTGACGCTTTTTTACGTCCTCTTCCTGGGATTGGTGCTCGGGCTTTGGGGCCTGGGACTCCACTTCGGGGTGAAAGCAAGCCTGTACCAGGCGCTCGACGCTTCGTTGCAAGATGCCCTTCTTTTGGCGCGTCCCTTGGTGAACCAGGAGGACCACCGGGCCTTCCTGGGAGAAGGCGAGGCCCTGAAGGACCTCCCCCCCGATCTAGCCCTTTTCCTCTTCCAGGGGGGGAGGCTCGTGGACCGAGCAGGGCCGATTCTCTCCCCACCCCAGCCCGCTACGGGGTGCTGGACCGCCAGGAAGGTGCGCTTTTGCGGAAGCCAGGTGGAAGGGCTCCAGCTCGTGGCGGGGAGGCCCCTGGAATGGGTGGACGCAGCGCTCGACCGTCTAGATCGGGTTTTGCAGTTCTCCCTGCCTGCCGCGGTGTTTTTGGCCTTCCTCGGGGGATATGCGCTCGCCGGGCGGGCTCTCGCGCCCTTGGACCGCGTCACCCGCAGGGCCCTGGAGCTGGCCCAGCGCCCCGACCCCAAGGGTCGGTTGCCCGAGCATGGGGCGAAGGACGAGGTTTTTCGCCTAGCCCGGGCGCAAAACCTACTCCTAGAGGCGTTGGAAGGCTACCTGGAGAAGGAGAAGCGCTTTTTGCAAAACGCCGCCCATGAGCTCAGGACCCCCCTCGCCGCCCTGGTCGGGCGGCTCGAGCAGGCCCTGGAACAAGATCCCATCCCGACCGCCCCGGTGGAAAGGGCGAAAGAGGCGGCCTTTGACCTGTGGCGCCTGGTGGAACGGCTCCTCCTGCTTTCGCGGGCGGAGCGGGCCCTGACCCAGGAGGAGGTGGACTTTCTGGGGGTGGTCCTGGAGGCCCTCGAGGAGGTCGAGCGCGGGGGCAAGGTCCTGGAGTTGCAGTTGCCACAGGCCCCCTGTCGGCTAAGCGGCGACCCTCTCCTGCTCAAGGCGCTGGTGCGAAACTTGCTGGAAAACGCCTTCAAGTTTGCCAGAAACCGAGTGCGGGTGTCGCTTTCCTGCGAGGGCGTCTTGGAGCTGGCGGTGGAGGACGACGGAGCCGGGGTTCCCTGGGGGGAGCGGGAGAGGATTTTCGAGGCCTTCCACCAGGCCAGCCCTGCCCACCGGGCACAGGGGAGTGGCCTGGGTCTGGCCTTGGTACGGCGGGTGGCCGAGGCCCACGGGGGGATGGCTGGGGTGGAGGAGTCGGTCTTAGGGGGGGCGCGGTTTTTTGTACGGTTTCCCTAG
- a CDS encoding response regulator transcription factor, which translates to MRLLLVEDDPRVGELVKEALEAEGYAVDWVEGAEEALSLVATFPFDLIVLDVMLPGMDGFSFLEKARQECKAPVLVLTARDALEDRVRGLEGGADDYLVKPFHLKELRARVRALLRRAYGEATNRIVRGRLTLDLEGKRAWWEGQEVRLSGREYALLEFLALNAGGFFPREVLLEKVWGGEQGVDPKAVDVYVYRLRQKLSEEAIRTERGLGYSFQG; encoded by the coding sequence ATGCGGCTTCTCCTCGTAGAGGACGACCCCCGCGTGGGGGAATTGGTCAAGGAGGCCCTCGAGGCCGAAGGGTACGCGGTAGACTGGGTGGAGGGGGCCGAGGAGGCCCTCAGCCTGGTGGCGACCTTCCCCTTTGATCTCATCGTGTTGGATGTCATGCTTCCCGGCATGGACGGGTTCTCCTTTTTGGAGAAGGCGCGCCAAGAGTGCAAGGCCCCAGTGCTGGTGCTCACCGCCCGCGACGCCCTGGAGGACCGGGTACGGGGCCTGGAGGGAGGGGCCGACGACTACCTGGTGAAGCCCTTTCACCTGAAGGAACTCCGGGCCCGGGTGAGGGCCCTCCTGCGCCGGGCTTACGGGGAGGCGACCAACCGCATAGTGCGGGGTAGGCTCACGCTGGATCTGGAGGGCAAACGGGCTTGGTGGGAAGGCCAGGAGGTGCGCCTTTCCGGGAGGGAGTATGCCCTGCTGGAGTTTTTGGCGCTGAACGCAGGGGGCTTTTTCCCCCGGGAGGTGCTGTTGGAGAAGGTCTGGGGCGGGGAGCAAGGGGTAGACCCCAAGGCGGTGGACGTCTATGTGTATCGCCTGCGGCAAAAGCTCTCCGAAGAGGCCATTCGCACCGAACGCGGCCTGGGGTATAGCTTTCAGGGATGA